ACCCCTTCATCATCATAAGGACACCAGCCTGCCAAATGACTCTGACGACCGTCATCAACAATAGTTAATTCTTCTGTTCCTAATATTGTGCCTAGCTGGATTTTTTCTAAAAGTTCGGGATTGTCGGCAAGGAAATCAGCTTCACTCATATGACCAAAAGCTTCATGAGCAAATACCCCTGCTAAATTAGGATTCAGCAAAACACGATAAGTCCCCGATTCTACTTTAGGTGCCTTAACAAGATCTCGCACACGTTTTTTGACAGCATCTATTTTTTCCTCACAGTTTTTAACAACTTCCATGCCACCGTATGTACCTTCAGAAAAATACGCATGCTGTAGTGTCAAACCTTGTTTAATAGCCGCTGATATACTCATACCAGTAAAATGCTTCTTTTGAAGAATATCCGATCCCTGAGAGTTAATATATAATTTTTCTACCGTATAATTTTTAAATTCGACGCGTGTCGAATCAAACACATCATCCCAAAGCAAATCGTGAATACTGCGTGTAAAATGGTATTTTTCCTCTAGGGTCAGATTATCAGGACTTTCAAATGTTTGATTTTCGATATCGTCACAAATAACAGAAGTATCCGCTAAAAAAGTGTTCTGATCTCCCACAACTTGACAGCTTTCTAAAGCTCTTTCAATAGCACCGGACCAATTTTCATCATTGAACGCACAAAATCCAAGAGCCCCTTTATAGGAAATCCGCACCGAACCCGCCGAACATAAAGTATTAACCGCCTTTTCGACTTCTCCTTTGGATATCACAACAGAAGATCCATATGTATTGGCATACCGAGCTTCGATAGAATCTGCAGCAGTAGAATGGATAATATTTTTAATATGTTTACGCATTATCTCTTCTTAAACGAGCTCTCCAATCGTGATTGCTCCGCGCGTTTCTTGAATTCTAACTCTTGCTAGCTTACCGATCAAATCCCAAGCTGATAGTGTTGCACACATCAAATTATTATGCGTCCGCCCCACATATTGTTTGATTCCGGATTCGCTCTTAAGACTATATTTGGATTCACGGTCAAATAAAATGGTATATTCGCACCCTTGGTGCTTTAACAGTTCTTCAGCTAAGATTTGACGATGTTTTTTCACCAAAATATCCAACCGCCGTAATTTTTCTTTTTCAGGAACCTGACCTTCAAAATGCTCTGCAGGAGTATTGGGTCTGGTATTGTAGCGGTACATGAACGCTTCGTTGAAACGAATCTCCGTAAACAAATCCATTGTTTCTTCGAATTCTTGTTCTGTTTCGCTCGGGAATCCAACAATAATATCCGTAGACAAAATAATATCCGGACGTATTTCGCGGATTCTTGCAATTTTCTCAAGATAAAGTTCACGAGTATAACCTCGCTTCATTAAACGAAGCACTCGATTACTACCTGCTTGAAACGGCAGATGCAAATAAGGCATAATATTAGGATAAGCATTCATTAATTCAACAGTTTCATAGAGAAATTCTTTGGGATGAGCCGTCAGGAATGTAATCCTTTGAATACCCGCTTGCGATGCAACAGCTTCCAAAAGATCTGGTAAACGTTTATTTTCATAGCAGTAAGTATCTATCGTCTGTCCCAAAAGGCACAATTCGATCACACCATCAGCCGCCAATTTTTTCGCGTTGTCGACAATATCTTGAAATGGCCGATTCTGCTCGAGCCCGCGCACATGCGGTACAATACAGTAGGAACAATGCTTGTTGCAACCATGAGAAACAGGTAGAAATGCTTTGAAGGGAAACTCTTTTGATGGAGTAGCTGGCATAAAAGAATAGGCTGCTCCAAAGCCCAAACTTTCCGTCCTTGCATCAAGATCGTCAAGGTAGTCAATCACCGCATCTTTATTGTATGTACCCCATACAATACTGACAATATCAGCAAAACGTTTCTGAACATCAAGCCCGATATTTTCGCTCATACAACCCATAAGAATAACTTTCAAATCATGATCCAGTGAACGATTCAAAGCACGGTAAAAACCTAAACGTCCTTCGATACGCTCCTCAGCCGTCAAGCGTACAGAACACGTATTGATAATAACAAAATGAGCATTTTCTGGATTATCCACTATTTTATGCCCACGAGCTTTGGCCTTGTCCGACAATGATGATGCTTCTGATAAATTCATTTGGCATCCATAGGTTTCGAAATATATATTCGCCATAACTAATCCTTATATAAAATTCAATACGGCAGTAACCGTTCCGCCTTGATGATAACTCGGTTATCCTTAGTCAACCCCTGCAATGGACCAATTACTGTGATTTTCATACCGTTGTTAAGCTCATGAAATCCAGAAGCCTCGACCAATGCAATGCCTTCCACCAAACCTTGATCTAGGAAATTGACTAAGAGATCAAATGTTGTTTTTTTACGGCCCTGATGATGAAGGTTCGCAACTGTCCCTTGCCATCTCAGCATGACTCCCTCATAAACAGCAGGAGCTACCGCAATTTCTGCATAACTCGGCACATAATCAACACTGTCAGGGTCAGGATCAGGAATAAAGCTTTCTAAAATGCCAACTCGTTCCTTAACAGCCAATGCTGCATTAGATGCAAGAAGTTCATTTGCCAATATGCGCGCTTTATTGTAGCGTTTTGCAGAAATTGCTGTCTTTAAGTCTTCAAATTTTCTAATAATAATTTGTTCGTTCAGCACAATACGGAAATTTTCACGCGCATTAACAATATCGGTGATTCCTTTAATACTGACCTGCGTGGCAGGTGATAAAGCATTGGCACGGTTAATAAGATTGGAAGATAAAGCTGCGTTGCGGATTTCCGGATAAAATAAAATACCTAAGCTTATCATCAAACCTGCGCCAATCCATATTAAATGGACTCCCAGCTGATCTGTTGTACTGCTCAACCACTTTTTCAACGAAAAACCCGAATTTGGTAATGTAATCTGTAGCAAAGGGATTAAAGGAATATTTTTCGCTAAATCGGGATTTCCTATTTTGCGGACCTTTTCCAGAGTATTTTTAAGCAACGGAGAATCAACCCTATCTAGGGCATCTAATAAAATATCGATCCCATAATCAACTTGTCCCTCATGAATAGCAATCAAAGCAAGAGCATTATAAATTTCTGGATCATTGGCATTAATCCCAACGGCATCCGAAAGATAAGAACGAGCTTCACCGTACTGACCTTCCAGAAAATATAAAAAACCCTGCCCCTTAAGTGCCATAAAATCGTAAGTATTTTTTTCCAGAAGCTGCGACCATTCCTGGCTAGCTGTTTTGTAATGACCTTGAACAAACGCTTCGATCGCTTTACGATGAACTTTCGGAGCTGATCCTTTGCTGAGAATCCGCATATTTTTCTCCCAAATCTTCCTAATATTATAAAATATTTAGACAAGAAATTCAAACTCTTTCCTTAAAAAATCTTCACAAAAAGAAACAAGCTGATTTGACATAGTATTTTTTTTGAGTTATTATATTATAAATTGCGTTTCTAAAAATAGGAGTCTACATGAGACAATATCTTCTACTGGCCGCGCTTGCCATAAACGCAACACTATTGGCACAAGCGCCTCCCACCAACACCCAAGTGCAACACTCCGCCAATTTCTCCAACTTGCAGTTTGGGAAAAGCTTTACTGTCCAGTATACAATGCCTCCCGCCATTCAGCAAATTCTAGACATCGACAGCAATATCTCAGTTCAAGCAGATACTGATATTTTAATCAGCAATATGAACAGTAATAGCTTTACTGCTTATGTAACTCCGTTTTCTTTCACCCCATACACAATGGCATCCCTTTTAATCACTGCTCTTGACACCAATGGAGATACTAATATATTTTATACGCCGGGATTTATTATTCCTATTTCTAACGAAGCTCCTACTAACATTCAGTTAGCAGATATTGAAAAACCTTATTTTGTCTGGGATCCGCTGTTGACAATTCTGCTATGTTTTATTGTCTTAGTTATAGGACTTATTATTTTCTTATCTGGGCGCAAAAAACAACAGATTGTTCCGGAAGCCCCCAAAGAAATCATCGATCCTTTCCGACAAATGACACAAAAACTCCAAGAACTCGATGCTCGGAAAAATAATCTCACGGAAGAAAGTTATAAAGAATTTTTTGTTGAGCTATCGGAAACAGTACGCGAATTTTTGTCGCTGACGATTATACCACTGGCCCTTGAAAGCCCCACCAAAGAAATTCTTGATACCCTAAAACAACACAAAACCAATAAAGAAATTATCGAAACTGTCGGATTTATTATGAAAAGCACGGACCGTGCAAAATACGCCAAACATATCTTTAACCAGGACCGTATTGACCATGTTATGCAGGAAGCATTTCGATTAGCTGCGCTGGTACCTCAATCTGGAGAATACCATGAACTTTGAAAATCCGCGTTATCTGTTTTTTTTGATTTTTATTCCTTCATATATAATTCTAAAATACACAAAATACTACAAAAACCATGGAAAACGACCGGGATTTCCGTTTCCATGGATGCCGTTACTGAAACTGCAAAAAGATACACTGGCAGTATTTAGCACGACAATGAATGATATTTTTCTTTTAGGATTAGTTGCAACGCTAAGTATAGCTTTGGCTCGACCTAGAGGTGGCTCAGCAATCAGTTCTGAAACAAATTTAGGAGTTGATATCATCCTCACCACAGATGTTTCCAGCTCTATGACTTACGTAGACGAACCTCCTGCCGACGCGAAACGAATTTTATATTTCGGACAGGAACGTTTCATTGACAGAAATGGAGACATCCGCAATAATGCACGCATTGAAGTAGCCAAACGTGTACTTAAAAATTATATCAACAAACAAGAATATAACCGACTAGGATTGGTTTTGTTTTCAAGTTACGCGCTGACAAAAGCACCCCTTAGTTCGGACAAAGAGCTGCTAAAAAAAATTACCGAAGAAATCGATTTCTTCGATGAGGGGGCAACAGCAATTGGTACCGGATTATTAACAGCACTTAATCGTTTACGTTATTCCACAGCTAAAAGCAAGGTTATTATTCTATTGACAGATGGTGCTAATAATGCGGGAATTGTCGATCCGATTACCGCTGCTAACGCAGCACGGGAATTGGGAGTTAAAATATATACCATAGGAATCGGAAACCCGCATGGGTATTTGCGGCCTCTTGATTACGAACGCACTTCTTACGAACTAGTGAACAGTGTGGAATTTGATCCTGAAACTCTTCAAGAAATTGCCGACATTACCGGTGGGAAGTATTTTGAAGCTCAAAATGAAGATTCACTGCAGCAGGTGTATGATGCCATCGACAAACTTGAAAAAAGTGAAATTTCCGTGAAACGCCGCGTACTTTACGAAGAAAAATTTAAAACATGGCTTAATATTAGTGGTATTTTGTTGGCATTATGGATTATTCTCAACAGTTTAATTATTAGAATCCCATAGGAGAAATTTATGCGTTACAAAAGTTGGATATTTATTGGAATTCTTTGCATTACAGGAACAGTATTTTTAATAGGAACGCGCTTGAAAAACAAGCCTAAGACAGACCCATTAGAATTTCCCTGGTCGGAAATACGAAAAGATCATTTATTAGGAATAGAGTCTGTATTGTATCAAAAAAATAAAAAATTTCAATATAAAATCCTTCGAGAACAAAATACATGGCATCTTGAAGAGCCTCTTCAAATAGAAGCGCTTCCGGAAAAAGCAATTTTATTGGCTAACAGTTTCTTAACAATGCAGCCTCTTGAAAAAATCTCTGATATCTCTGCTGAAGATTATAAAGCTTATGGATTTTCTGAGCCGCGTCTTGAAGTGCAAGCTATAATCAAAAACGACACTAATCAAGGATTCATTGTCGGCACAGAAACTCGAGTAGGTAATAATTTTTACATTATGCTACTAAACCAAACAAATACCGCTTATGCGATTAGTGGAAACAGTCTGGAACCGTTTTTAGCAGGAGCTTCTGCATTGATCAACAATAATATTTTTACAGAACCTAGTGATTCAGTACAAGGGATAAAATTCCGAAACTTTCAAGGCAAAGAAATTTTTTTCATCAAAAGGGATAATTTTTGGGTGCAAATATATCCAGAAAATAATACAGAAAAAGACTGGGGATTAAGACGGTTTATCCTTCATGCAAAAAATTTATATTTCTATCCTCAATCAATTATTTTTTCTGCCAATCATCAACAACTGC
Above is a genomic segment from Brevinema andersonii containing:
- a CDS encoding vWA domain-containing protein — encoded protein: MNFENPRYLFFLIFIPSYIILKYTKYYKNHGKRPGFPFPWMPLLKLQKDTLAVFSTTMNDIFLLGLVATLSIALARPRGGSAISSETNLGVDIILTTDVSSSMTYVDEPPADAKRILYFGQERFIDRNGDIRNNARIEVAKRVLKNYINKQEYNRLGLVLFSSYALTKAPLSSDKELLKKITEEIDFFDEGATAIGTGLLTALNRLRYSTAKSKVIILLTDGANNAGIVDPITAANAARELGVKIYTIGIGNPHGYLRPLDYERTSYELVNSVEFDPETLQEIADITGGKYFEAQNEDSLQQVYDAIDKLEKSEISVKRRVLYEEKFKTWLNISGILLALWIILNSLIIRIP
- the miaB gene encoding tRNA (N6-isopentenyl adenosine(37)-C2)-methylthiotransferase MiaB — translated: MANIYFETYGCQMNLSEASSLSDKAKARGHKIVDNPENAHFVIINTCSVRLTAEERIEGRLGFYRALNRSLDHDLKVILMGCMSENIGLDVQKRFADIVSIVWGTYNKDAVIDYLDDLDARTESLGFGAAYSFMPATPSKEFPFKAFLPVSHGCNKHCSYCIVPHVRGLEQNRPFQDIVDNAKKLAADGVIELCLLGQTIDTYCYENKRLPDLLEAVASQAGIQRITFLTAHPKEFLYETVELMNAYPNIMPYLHLPFQAGSNRVLRLMKRGYTRELYLEKIARIREIRPDIILSTDIIVGFPSETEQEFEETMDLFTEIRFNEAFMYRYNTRPNTPAEHFEGQVPEKEKLRRLDILVKKHRQILAEELLKHQGCEYTILFDRESKYSLKSESGIKQYVGRTHNNLMCATLSAWDLIGKLARVRIQETRGAITIGELV
- a CDS encoding tetratricopeptide repeat protein; translation: MRILSKGSAPKVHRKAIEAFVQGHYKTASQEWSQLLEKNTYDFMALKGQGFLYFLEGQYGEARSYLSDAVGINANDPEIYNALALIAIHEGQVDYGIDILLDALDRVDSPLLKNTLEKVRKIGNPDLAKNIPLIPLLQITLPNSGFSLKKWLSSTTDQLGVHLIWIGAGLMISLGILFYPEIRNAALSSNLINRANALSPATQVSIKGITDIVNARENFRIVLNEQIIIRKFEDLKTAISAKRYNKARILANELLASNAALAVKERVGILESFIPDPDPDSVDYVPSYAEIAVAPAVYEGVMLRWQGTVANLHHQGRKKTTFDLLVNFLDQGLVEGIALVEASGFHELNNGMKITVIGPLQGLTKDNRVIIKAERLLPY
- a CDS encoding DUF4340 domain-containing protein gives rise to the protein MRYKSWIFIGILCITGTVFLIGTRLKNKPKTDPLEFPWSEIRKDHLLGIESVLYQKNKKFQYKILREQNTWHLEEPLQIEALPEKAILLANSFLTMQPLEKISDISAEDYKAYGFSEPRLEVQAIIKNDTNQGFIVGTETRVGNNFYIMLLNQTNTAYAISGNSLEPFLAGASALINNNIFTEPSDSVQGIKFRNFQGKEIFFIKRDNFWVQIYPENNTEKDWGLRRFILHAKNLYFYPQSIIFSANHQQLQEAGINTNTAPYLTLIFEDKISSVFLGNKQENGYAVYIPTLNILAAIPIDIADTVFNIDSNDFKIRQK
- a CDS encoding TldD/PmbA family protein; this encodes MRKHIKNIIHSTAADSIEARYANTYGSSVVISKGEVEKAVNTLCSAGSVRISYKGALGFCAFNDENWSGAIERALESCQVVGDQNTFLADTSVICDDIENQTFESPDNLTLEEKYHFTRSIHDLLWDDVFDSTRVEFKNYTVEKLYINSQGSDILQKKHFTGMSISAAIKQGLTLQHAYFSEGTYGGMEVVKNCEEKIDAVKKRVRDLVKAPKVESGTYRVLLNPNLAGVFAHEAFGHMSEADFLADNPELLEKIQLGTILGTEELTIVDDGRQSHLAGWCPYDDEGVPAARRELLKNGKISCYLQSRLTAKEMNTIPTGNGRALSPFYVPIPRMTNTYIENGSRSFEELLEELWDGIYACDMIGGMTNLEMFTFSAAYAYKVEKGKITGLIRDVVLSGNLFTTMKNIIGIGSDLEHHGGLGGCGKAGQNGLPVSTGSPHLLIDNVLIG